From one Bacteroides intestinalis DSM 17393 genomic stretch:
- a CDS encoding DNA alkylation repair protein, whose amino-acid sequence MDLHEQLKEIKTQLRLSMNGAVSQSMREKGLVYKLNFGVELPRIKAIAETYEKDHSLAQALWKEDIRECKIMAGLLQPVDSFFPEIADIWVENIQNIEIAEFTSMNLFQHLPYAPAKSFQWIADEREYIQTCGFLTIARLLMKKGDMNERAVNEFLDQAVCAFISGSYHVRNAAMAAIRRFMQHSEEHAFQVCRRVEEMEHSESEAEQLLYNLVREEVE is encoded by the coding sequence GTGGATCTACATGAACAACTGAAAGAAATAAAGACACAGCTCCGCCTCTCTATGAACGGGGCTGTGTCTCAAAGTATGCGTGAAAAGGGGCTGGTTTATAAATTGAATTTCGGTGTAGAACTTCCCCGTATCAAGGCGATTGCCGAAACGTATGAAAAAGACCACTCATTGGCGCAAGCTTTGTGGAAAGAAGATATCCGCGAATGTAAGATTATGGCGGGGCTGTTACAACCGGTAGACAGCTTCTTTCCGGAAATTGCAGATATTTGGGTGGAAAATATTCAGAACATTGAAATAGCGGAATTTACTTCTATGAATTTGTTCCAGCATCTTCCTTATGCTCCTGCGAAATCTTTTCAATGGATTGCGGATGAGCGGGAGTATATACAGACGTGCGGCTTTCTCACCATTGCCCGCTTGCTGATGAAGAAAGGTGATATGAATGAACGGGCTGTGAACGAATTTCTCGACCAGGCAGTTTGTGCTTTCATTTCCGGTTCCTACCACGTGCGCAATGCAGCTATGGCGGCCATTCGCCGTTTCATGCAGCATAGTGAAGAACATGCTTTCCAAGTATGTCGCCGGGTGGAAGAGATGGAACATTCCGAATCGGAGGCCGAACAGTTGCTATATAATCTTGTAAGAGAAGAAGTAGAATAA